Proteins co-encoded in one Euleptes europaea isolate rEulEur1 chromosome 1, rEulEur1.hap1, whole genome shotgun sequence genomic window:
- the AATK gene encoding serine/threonine-protein kinase LMTK1, whose product MGMVANRVAIVMSASFFNPSFAFSSHFDPDGTPLSELSWSSSLVVVAVSFSGLFTFIFLMLACLCCKKGGIGFKSWRSESREKRLRMVLRCLPCTGASTVPKTACNVELGNPGQPSPCPLTKEFENAEGEEYASEFSAQGSPATQNGPEVYILPLTEVSLPMSRQPGRSVQLLKSTDLGRHSLLYLKEIGHGWFGKVFLGEVNAGLSSTQVVVKELKASASVQDQMQFLEEAQPYRALQHTNLLQCLAQCAEVTPYLLVMEFCPLGDLKGYLRSCHAAEALAPDPLTLQRMACEVSCGLLHLHRNNYVHSDLALRNCLLTADLTVKIGDYGLSHCKYKDDYFVTADQLWVPLRWVAPELIDEVHGNLLIVDQTKTSNIWSLGVTIWELFELGGQPYCHYSDRQVLTYAIKEQQLKLPRPKLPLSLSDRWYEVMQFCWLQPEQRPTAEEVHLLLSYLCAKGASEAEEEFERRWNSMKPGGGGCSGSGSSHMGVELSSFPLLEHFSNDGDDVLTVMETSHGLNFEYKWDQGKAEHLPASALSPHGAARYHELYYSASSSRGGGGHLSLGVSPSCYECKVQGCPGLHTPGVVPVLSAHSPSLNSEYYIRIEEVASEGSGADLDYTMCSYSPEFGCSSQSWQAMEGHYESNNSPTVSLTMEPLLGHSTHTDSPWEPPEYYSYGGQGDKEAPYYEASPRESADYLLKEPSSSEWPVPVLQKSLFTDPLGVSPSMTYGYKEAASDCVALDLGEEVSCGSPRSEGGENDESPSPSKHWTSNTSANNNSCRSLSPCEPPANDSWCYRHMITFQGLMAEPLCTVPRDEPALGLKDLRAALLGGEPVTSPHTGSLCPKAELPTEGKGSADVAGIEVSTEDSTNESIEGCPQATVPPPEELDLRTSLAVPEPAVSVDIGETTAPAELIGEAPVAGEDPVLVEEASVECLPKMPQELNLENGKSISSEQDRTPDKTVSSASFPDMDEASDEDTAEITFGVFADFSVDCVERQDVMPAFKSLQKQVGTPDSLESLDIPSTTSSCEAFSPTAYVFSSQPKALDSGYDTENYESPEFVLKEPHEAREPENFAQLGKMQEDREGSTKELSLSSSFSAELQGLDEKNPYRDSAYFSDYDTEGGTREDGEGDSDGSEGHEPEASQVVFEGLGKAPNQNGTAGESVPPCPEPPAPCGDSVGCTSPEAEEHTTREGTLRAPQELLVNGVAAEELESNSAGDECEGLVAVPLQLAPTRSFFLSPVVMSSEVPILVVEGDVGAGNGGLESVLSEPGQTGELQGVGESEEARSNSAFSSLSLDLSAVPSQQSSISPDPEEEEDDTEDSDESDEELRCYNIQEQSEESEEESPAVPIVVAESHSARNLRSLLKMPNLLVESFCDDLERKKKAVSFYDDVTVYLFDQESPTKELADQPIPGFAEPAVAQSVQKEGNSPPSPAGRTDTPNGSSEGRTSEESGGFEWDDDFPLMPVKSSLMQTLTSAVSEPALPRLPPTLGPAQKQVLPIQFSRFTVSPAPVSRFSITHVTDSDVESVGGSSEDGDRE is encoded by the exons ATGGCACTCCCCTGAGTGAGCTCTCCTGGTCCTCTTCTCTGGTGGTTGTGGCCGTTTCCTTCTCTGGGCTCTTCACCTTCATCTTCCTCATGTTGGCCTGTCTGTGCTGCAAGAAGGGGGGCATTGGCTTCAAG AGCTGGAGAAGCGAATCCCGAGAGAAGAGGCTGAGGATGGTTTTGAGGTGTCTGCCCTGCACGGGGGCCAGCACAGTGCCAAAAACAGCCTGTAATGTAGAACTGGGGAACCCTGGgcagccctccccctgccccctgaCCAAG GAATTTGAGAATGCTGAAGGAGAAGAATATGCCAGCGAGTTCTCTGCCCAGGGCTCACCTGCCACACAGAATGGCCCTGAAGTTTACATTCTGCCACTCACCGAAGTCTCCTTGCCCATGTCCAGGCAGCCTGGACGCTCAG TTCAGCTACTCAAATCCACTGACCTGGGACGCCACAGCCTGCTGTACCTCAAAGAGATTGGCCATGGATGGTTTGGCAAG GTGTTCCTCGGTGAGGTGAATGCGGGGCTCAGCAGCACTCAAGTGGTAGTGAAGGAGCTAAAGGCCAGTGCCAGTGTTCAAGATCAGATGCAGTTCCTGGAAGAGGCTCAGCCATATAG GGCACTCCAACACACCAATCTCCTACAGTGCCTGGCCCAGTGTGCGGAGGTCACACCCTACCTGCTGGTGATGGAGTTCTGTCCATTG GGTGACCTGAAGGGCTACTTGCGGAGCTGCCACGCAGCTGAGGCACTGGCACCCGACCCCCTGACGTTGCAACGCATGGCCTGTGAGGTGTCCTGTGGCCTGCTGCACCTCCACCGCAACAACTATGTACACAG TGACCTGGCACTGCGGAACTGCTTACTCACAGCTGACCTGACTGTCAAAATCGGTGACTATGGTCTTTCTCACTGCAAATACAAA GATGACTACTTTGTGACGGCTGACCAGCTGTGGGTGCCATTGCGCTGGGTGGCTCCTGAGCTCATCGATGAAGTACACGGCAACCTGCTTATTGTTGACCAGACCAAGACCAGCAATATCTG GTCACTGGGTGTGACCATCTGGGAGCTTTTTGAGTTGGGAGGCCAGCCCTACTGCCACTATTCGGACCGGCAGGTGCTCACTTATGCCATCAAGGAGCAGCAGCTTAAACTTCCCAGGCCGAAGCTTCCACTCTCGCTCTCTGACCGCTG GTATGAGGTGATGCAGTTTTGCTGGCTGCAGCCAGAGCAGCGTCCCACCGCAGAGGAGGTGCACCTGCTGCTCTCCTACCTGTGCGCCAAGGGCGCTTCGGAAGCCGAGGAGGAGTTTGAGCGGCGCTGGAACTCCATGAAACCCGGGGGCGGTGGGTGCTCAGGCTCTGGCTCCAGCCACATGGGTGTTGAGCTTTCCTCTTTCCCGCTGCTGGAACATTTTTCCAACGATGGCGATGATGTCCTGACTGTCATGGAGACAAGCCACGGCCTCAACTTTGAGTACAAGTGGGACCAAGGCAAAGCTGAGCATCTTCCGGCCTCGGCCTTGAGCCCTCACGGAGCCGCCCGCTATCACGAGCTCTACTactcagccagcagcagcaggggagggggtgggcaCCTCAGCCTGGGCGTCTCACCCTCCTGCTACGAGTGCAAGGTGCAAGGCTGCCCTGGCCTGCACACGCCAGGTGTGGTCCCTGTGCTGAgtgcccacagcccctcccttaacaGCGAGTACTACATCCGCATTGAAGAGGTGGCCTCAGAGGGCAGTGGGGCCGATCTGGATTACACCATGTGCTCCTACAGCCCTGAGTTTGGCTGTTCGTCCCAAAGCTGGCAAGCCATGGAGGGCCACTATGAGTCAAATAATAGCCCCACTGTCTCCCTCACCATGGAACCTCTTCTTGgccactccacacacacagacagtccCTGGGAGCCCCCTGAATACTACTCCTATGGAGGACAAGGGGACAAGGAGGCCCCGTACTACGAGGCCTCCCCGAGGGAAAGTGCTGACTACCTGCTGAAGGAGCCCAGCAGCTCCGAGTGGCCTGTCCCTGTTTTGCAGAAAAGTCTGTTCACTGACCCACTGGGTGTGTCGCCATCGATGACCTATGGCTACAAGGAGGCCGCGTCAGACTGTGTCGCTCTAGATCTGGGTGAGGAGGTCTCTTGTGGCAGCCCCAGGAGCGAAGGGGGTGAGAACGATGaatccccttcccccagcaagcACTGGACGTCCAACACCTCAGCCAACAATAACAGCTGCCGCTCACTGTCCCCCTGTGAGCCCCCTGCCAATGACAGCTGGTGCTACCGGCACATGATCACTTTCCAGGGACTCATGGCAGAACCGCTGTGCACAGTACCCCGGGATGAGCCTGCTCTGGGGCTCAAGGATCTGagagcagcacttctgggtggGGAGCCTGTGACGTCACCTCACACAGGCTCTCTGTGTCCAAAGGCTGAGTTGCCTACAGAGGGGAAAGGATCAGCTGACGTTGCTGGTATCGAGGTCAGTACAGAGGACTCCACAAACGAGAGCATAGAAGGGTGCCCCCAGGCCACTGTGCCACCGCCGGAGGAACTGGACTTGAGGACATCATTAGCTGTGCCGGAACCAGCTGTCAGTGTAGACATTGGAGAGACAACTGCACCAGCTGAGCTGATAGGTGAGGCACCAGTTGCTGGGGAAGATCCTGTCCTTGTGGAGGAGGCTTCAGTTGAATGTCTACCCAAGATGCCACAGGAGCTCAACCTAGAAAATGGGAAGAGCATCAGCAGTGAACAGGACCGGACACCAGACAAGACAGTGTCGAGCGCCAGCTTCCCTGATATGGATGAGGCCAGCGATGAGGATACAGCTGAGATCACTTTTGGGGTTTTTGCTGACTTCTCGGTTGATTGTGTCGAACGGCAGGATGTAATGCCCGCCTTCAAGTCCTTGCAGAAGCAGGTGGGGACCCCGGACTCCTTAGAGTCGCTGGACATTCCCTCCACCACCAGCTCCTGTGAAGCATTCAGCCCCACAGCCTATGTATTCTCAAGCCAGCCTAAGGCCCTGGACAGTGGGTATGATACAGAGAACTACGAGTCTCCTGAATTTGTCCTCAAGGAGCCTCATGAGGCACGAGAGCCTGAAAACTTTGCCCAGCTAGGGAAGATGCAAGAAGACAGGGAGGGCTCAACCAAAGAGCTAAGTCTGTCCAGTTCTTTCAGTGCCGAGCTGCAGGGCTTAGATGAGAAGAACCCTTACCGTGACTCGGCCTACTTCTCTGACTATGATACTGAAGGGGGAACTCGGGAGGATGGGGAAGGGGACAGTGATGGTTCTGAGGGGCATGAGCCAGAGGCCTCCCAGGTAGTCTTCGAAGGGCTGGGGAAGGCCCCTAACCAAAATGGCACTGCAGGGGAATCTGTGCCCCCCTGCCCTGAGCCCCCTGCCCCCTGTGGAGACAGTGTGGGCTGCACCTCTCCAGAGGCTGAGGAGCACACCACGAGGGAAGGGACTCTCAGGGCACCACAGGAGTTGCTGGTAAACGGAGTTGCTGCTGAGGAGCTGGAGTCAAACTCAGCAGGGGATGAGTGTGAGGGGTTGGTTGCTGTGCCCTTGCAGCTGGCTCCCACCAGATCCTTTTTCTTGTCACCTGTGGTCATGAGTTCAGAAGTGCCCATCCTGGTGGTTGAGGGAGATGTAGGGGCAGGGAACGGGGGGCTGGAGAGTGTGTTGAGTGAGCCAGGGCAAACTGGAGAACTGCAGGGGGTTGGCGAGAGTGAGGAGGCCCGGAGCAATTCTGCTTTCTCCAGTCTCTCACTGGATCTGTCAGCGGTGCCTTCCCAGCAGTCATCCATCTCCCCCGACCCTGAGGAAGAAGAGGATGACACGGAGGACAGCGATGAGTCTGATGAGGAACTGCGCTGCTACAACATCCAAGAGCAGAGTGAAGAGAGTGAGGAGGAATCACCCGCGGTGCCCATTGTGGTGGCCGAGAGCCACAGCGCGCGCAACTTGCGCAGTCTGCTCAAGATGCCCAACCTGCTGGTGGAATCCTTCTGCGATGACCTTGAACGCAAGAAGAAAGCCGTCTCCTTCTATGATGATGTCACCGTCTACCTCTTTGATCAG GAAAGTCCCACAAAGGAACTTGCAGACCAGCCTATCCCAGGGTTCGCAGAGCCAGCCGTGGCCCAGTCTGTGCAGAAAGAAGGCAACAGTCCTCCAAGCCCAGCAGGCAGGACAGATACACCAAACGGTTCCTCAGAAGGGAGAACCTCTGAAGAGA GTGGTGGTTTTGAATGGGACGATGACTTTCCCCTCATGCCAGTGAAATCGTCTCTCATGCAGACATTAACATCAGCAGTGTCTGAGCCAGCTCTCCCCAGACTGCCGCCTACGCTAGGGCCCGCTCAGAAGCAGGTGCTGCCCATCCAGTTTTCacgcttcactgtctcacctgcCCCGGTGTCACGGTTCTCCATCACACATGTCACCGACTCAGATGTTGAGTCCGTAGGAG GAAGCAGTGAAGATGGTGACAGAGAGTGA